CCGGAAGTTGCCGATGGGGCAGTGGAATTGATTTCCATTGCGCGCGAGGCCGGTCACCGCACCAAGGTTGCTGTACGCCCCACGGTCAAGGGCCTCAACGCTAAGGGCGCCTGCATTGGGCCCCGCGGTCAGCGTGTGAACTCGATTATGAATGAGCTCAAGGGCGAGAAGATTGACATCATCGACTACGACGAGGATCCGGCGAAGTTCGTTGGTAACTCGCTGGCGCCCGCCAAGGTAGTTAGTGTCAAGATTCTGGACATGGACGAGCGCCGTGCACACGTTGTGGTGCCCGACTACCAGCTCTCTCTTGCTATCGGCAAGGAGGGACAGAATGCCCGTCTGGCGGCTCGTCTGACCGGCTGGCGAATCGATATCCACTCCGACGCGGAGTAGACACAACGTCAGCGTCCCAGCGGTTGCGAAAGTGGCGGGAAAGTGCCTAGGGGGTTGGCACTTTTCCGCCTTTTCGGGTTATGCTGGGAGGTGGCCAAACGACAAGGCGTGATTTTCCTATGCGAATTTTCGCGCTGAATTTCTTAGCAGGAAGGTGGGTGCGTCAGGAGTATGACGACTTCGCGGGTGCTAAACCCGAATTCGACAACTCATACGCCTGCACCCACACGTACCTGTATTGCAACTAAGCAGCGCCACAATTGCTCGGAGCTGCTACGCATTGTCGCCACCACCCGTTCAGATGGCTCAGTAGCCGTCGTTGCTGATCCGCATCGTCGGATGCAGGGGCGAGGTGCCTGGATCACCCCAACACTAAAGGCTTGGGAGATCGCCGACAAGCGCCGTGCATTTGGCCGCGCACTGAAGGTATCTACGCAGGTAGATGCGTTTCCGGTTAAACAGTTTATCGCCACGCACTACGAAGCGGCGGAGGGTTTCGCCCCCGCTGACGATGTGCGTGTCGCTAAGCAGGGAGGCAGGAAAAATGACAACAGAAAGACCTGAACACTGATGAGCACACGAT
The sequence above is drawn from the Corynebacterium jeikeium genome and encodes:
- a CDS encoding YlxR family protein, encoding MTTSRVLNPNSTTHTPAPTRTCIATKQRHNCSELLRIVATTRSDGSVAVVADPHRRMQGRGAWITPTLKAWEIADKRRAFGRALKVSTQVDAFPVKQFIATHYEAAEGFAPADDVRVAKQGGRKNDNRKT